In Populus alba chromosome 1, ASM523922v2, whole genome shotgun sequence, a single window of DNA contains:
- the LOC118042584 gene encoding clavaminate synthase-like protein At3g21360, giving the protein MSSSFKEIQIQHQKHYSNITSFLFPSVLSPNPFSSSTLSFFTDSIRAQKPFLDSLLLKTGAILFRGFDVNTAKDFNDVVEAFGFEELPYVGGAAPRTNVVGRVFTANESPPDQKIPFHHEMAQVPEFPSKLFFFCEVEPGSGGETPIVLSHVVYERMKERYPDFVEKIEEHGLIYTRVLGEEDDPSSPIGRGWKSTFLTNDKSVAEQRAAKLGMTLEWFEDGVKTIMGPIPAIKYDKSRNRKIWFNSMVAAYTGWKDARNDPVKAVTFGDGQPLPGDIIHDCLKILEEESLAIPWQKGDVLLLDNWAVLHARRSFNPPRRVLASLCK; this is encoded by the exons ATGTCAAGTTCTTTCAAGGAAATCCAAATTCAACACCAAAAACACTACAGCAACATCACttcctttcttttcccttcCGTTCTATCTCCCAACCCCTTCTCTTCCTCTACTCTTTCCTTCTTCACCGATTCTATTAGAGCCCAAAAACCCTTCTTGGACTCTTTGCTTCTGAAAACTGGAGCCATTCTCTTTAGAGGGTTTGATGTAAACACTGCGAAGGACTTCAATGACGTCGTAGAAGCGTTTGGGTTCGAGGAATTGCCTTACGTTGGCGGGGCAGCTCCTAGGACCAACGTTGTTGGTCGTGTCTTCACTGCTAATGAGTCCCCACCTGACCAAAAGATACCCTTTCACCATGAAATGGCTCAG gttCCTGAATTTCCATCGAAGCTGTTCTTCTTTTGTGAAGTGGAGCCAGGAAGTGGGGGAGAGACTCCTATAGTTCTTAGCCATGTTGTGTACGAAAGAATGAAAGAGAGGTACCcagattttgttgaaaaaatagaGGAGCATGGCTTGATTTATACTCGAGTTTTGGGTGAAGAAGATGATCCTTCCTCTCCAATTGGCCGTGGATGGAAGTCAACATTTCTGACTAATGATAAGAGCGTGGCAGAGCAAag GGCTGCTAAGCTAGGAATGACGTTGGAATGGTTTGAAGATGGAGTGAAAACAATAATGGGTCCAATCCCAGCTATCAAATATGACAAGTCAAGAAATCGTAAAATCTGGTTTAATAGCATGGTGGCAGCATACACAGGGTGGAAAGATGCGCGAAATGATCCTGTAAAAGCAGTCACATTTGGTGATGGCCAGCCATTGCCAGGTGATATCATCCATGACTGTTTGAAAATCCTTGAAGAGGAAAGTCTTGCCATTCCTTGGCAGAAAGGTGATGTTCTATTGCTAGATAATTGGGCTGTTCTTCATGCTCGAAGATCATTCAATCCACCTCGTCGAGTCCTAGCTTCACTTTGCAAGTAG